A genomic region of Arvicola amphibius chromosome 7, mArvAmp1.2, whole genome shotgun sequence contains the following coding sequences:
- the Ferd3l gene encoding fer3-like protein — MATYPESCLDATMLNFVADLSLASPRHPLLCDFPPGVPFGDGTLGFRERRPRRLSQFEATDQEEEGGEVVYVDREEEEEEGEERERVASLLGRPKRKRVITYAQRQAANIRERKRMFNLNEAFDQLRRKVPTFAYEKRLSRIETLRLAIVYISFMTELLQSSEKKEVR; from the coding sequence ATGGCCACCTATCCTGAGAGCTGCCTGGACGCTACCATGCTGAACTTCGTCGCAGATCTTTCTTTGGCCTCTCCgagacaccctctcctctgcgACTTCCCACCTGGGGTCCCTTTTGGGGACGGAACACTAGGGTTCAGAGAGAGAAGACCCAGGAGGCTGTCGCAATTTGAGGCAACAGaccaggaggaagaggggggcGAAGTGGTCTATGTGGACcgcgaggaggaggaagaggagggagaggagcgcGAGAGAGTAGCATCCTTGCTGGGCCGCCCCAAAAGGAAAAGGGTCATCACCTACGCCCAGCGCCAGGCGGCCAACATTCGCGAGAGGAAGAGGATGTTCAACCTAAACGAGGCCTTCGACCAGCTGCGCAGGAAAGTGCCCACCTTCGCTTATGAGAAAAGACTGTCTAGGATCGAGACCCTCCGCTTGGCCATCGTCTACATTTCTTTCATGACGGAGCTCCTGCAGAGCAGCGAGAAAAAGGAGGTCCGCTAA